Genomic DNA from Pseudomonadota bacterium:
ATTCCAGAACAGTGATATTAAAAGACAAGTTTCTTGATTTATATACAAATTAATGTTAGTTGAAAAATCAAGCACTGTCTCATATTTTGATTGGTCAAATGAAGAAAGAAATTATAAAAGCTCTAAACTTAAAAGTAAACATTTCAGGTCATACGCACGCATTTTACAACTATCCTGCTAGATTTCACCCCCAGTTTGCAAGAACCATCATAGAATATTATACGGAAGCCGGAGATTGTATAATAGATCCATTTATGGGTTGTGGCACGACAGCGGTGGAGGCATTAGTATGTGGACGTAGGTTTTTAGGTGTTGACGTTAATCCACTTGCCACTTTCGTAGCCTCCGTAAAAACAACACCTTTGACTACTAACGATTTAGAATCAATGACTGCATGGTTAGACAGAATCCAGTCTTTAACAAACCTTCACGATGAAGTAAATATAGATGCGTGTTGGAATCAGTATACAAAAAATGTTCCTTGGTGGATAAGAAAGACAATAATGCTTCTGCTTCAACTGATAGAGACTTTGGAGTCTGAACGGCAAAAAAAATTCGCCCGATGTGCAGTTTTATCTACAGGTCAATGGGCTCTTGATTGCAAAACCTACATACCCAACTCAAAATCCTTTATTAAAACGTTCCAGAACAAATTAACTGTCATGCTAAATGATATGCATGAATATCAAAAAAATCTCAGATTAAATCTTGATGTTCCTTTATCGCAAATTGAGCGACGCAGAAAAATGTTATGTAGGTCTATTGTTGGTATTCAAAATGATATGCGGGTAGTTCGGAATTGGAAACCTGCAAAATTAGTCTTAACTTCGCCTCCTTATCCAGGTGTCCATATTGTATATAATCGTTGGCAAATAAAAGGTAGAAAAGAAACACCAGCTCCTTATTGGATAATCAATACTCCAGATGGGAACGGCCTTAGCTACTATACCTTAGGTCACAGGAAGCAGAAGGGGCTAATGAACTATTTTCAAAATTTGAAAGCTTCCTTTGAATCTATCAAAACCTTATTGAATGAAAATAGTATCATTGTTCAATTGGTTGGTTTTTCAAATCCATCATGGCAATTGGAAAGATACCTCGAAGTAATGAATGAAATAGGCTATCAGGAAATCAATTGTTTTACAGGGTTAAATGATCGTTACTCCAGGAGCGTTCCCAATAGGAAATGGTATACTCAGTACAGAAACTCAGATAACTTTAGTGAGAAAGAATTCTTATTAA
This window encodes:
- a CDS encoding DNA methyltransferase, translating into MKKEIIKALNLKVNISGHTHAFYNYPARFHPQFARTIIEYYTEAGDCIIDPFMGCGTTAVEALVCGRRFLGVDVNPLATFVASVKTTPLTTNDLESMTAWLDRIQSLTNLHDEVNIDACWNQYTKNVPWWIRKTIMLLLQLIETLESERQKKFARCAVLSTGQWALDCKTYIPNSKSFIKTFQNKLTVMLNDMHEYQKNLRLNLDVPLSQIERRRKMLCRSIVGIQNDMRVVRNWKPAKLVLTSPPYPGVHIVYNRWQIKGRKETPAPYWIINTPDGNGLSYYTLGHRKQKGLMNYFQNLKASFESIKTLLNENSIIVQLVGFSNPSWQLERYLEVMNEIGYQEINCFTGLNDRYSRSVPNRKWYTQYRNSDNFSEKEFLLIHKLI